In the genome of Tannockella kyphosi, one region contains:
- the tkt gene encoding transketolase, translating to MDRKVISTIRCLSADTIQKANSGHPGLPLGAATMTYALWGKVMKHSSNYPQWMNRDRFILSGGHGSGLLYSMLHLFGYGVSLDDLKEFRQFDSLTPGHPEYLHTPGVEATTGPLGAGMAMAVGMAIAERHLSATFNKPGYELFNHNTYVLGGDGCMMEGISSEAFSLAGTLKLENLVVLYDSNQISIEGSTDIAFTENVCGRMEAFGFNTYVVEDGDNLEEILSALEKANDKNGKPTFIEVKTKIGKGCPAKEGKASAHGEPLGVDNVKALKETLGMDPEAHFQVDQDVYDHVALSKETSDLAYEAWQMMQDAYFQVYPEMHESWKQYFEMSTKELLDSDESFFDFEEKAEATRNNSGVVMNKIKDILPNFMGGSADLAPSTKTYLNGVGDFDSENYAGRNMHYGVREIAMAAIGNGIMLHGGLTTYVSTFFVFSDYVKPMARLSSLMNLPLNYVLTHDSIGVGEDGPTHQPVEQLTMLRAQPNFHVYRPCDAMETNVAWYSALTSTSTPTALVLTRQNLPQLPGSSKEALKGGYVIDDCQGTPDILIIASGSEVSLAVEAKKQITDKNIRIVSMPCMDIFKEQPISYQQAILPLEVANRLIIEAGSKLSWGEFAGLQGKYITMDTFGASAPAPLLFEKYGFSVENVVKTIKEF from the coding sequence ATGGATAGAAAAGTAATTAGTACAATTAGATGCTTAAGTGCAGACACGATTCAAAAAGCAAATTCAGGGCATCCGGGATTGCCTTTAGGAGCAGCAACAATGACGTATGCTTTGTGGGGAAAGGTGATGAAACATTCATCAAATTATCCACAATGGATGAATAGAGATCGTTTTATTTTATCTGGAGGGCATGGATCAGGGTTGTTGTATAGCATGTTGCACTTATTTGGATATGGTGTATCATTGGATGATTTAAAAGAATTTAGACAATTTGATTCTTTAACACCAGGACATCCAGAATATCTTCATACACCAGGTGTAGAAGCGACAACGGGACCTTTAGGAGCTGGGATGGCAATGGCAGTCGGTATGGCTATTGCAGAAAGACATTTATCAGCTACTTTTAATAAACCTGGATATGAACTATTTAATCATAATACTTATGTATTAGGTGGAGATGGTTGTATGATGGAAGGTATTTCTAGTGAGGCTTTTTCTTTAGCGGGAACGTTGAAATTAGAAAATCTAGTTGTGTTATATGATTCGAATCAAATTTCAATAGAAGGTAGTACAGATATTGCATTTACTGAAAATGTATGTGGTAGAATGGAAGCTTTTGGATTTAATACGTATGTAGTAGAAGATGGAGATAACTTAGAAGAGATTTTAAGTGCTTTAGAAAAAGCAAATGATAAGAATGGAAAACCAACTTTTATTGAAGTAAAAACAAAGATTGGAAAAGGTTGTCCAGCTAAAGAAGGAAAAGCTTCTGCACATGGAGAACCATTAGGAGTTGATAATGTAAAAGCATTAAAAGAAACATTAGGAATGGACCCAGAAGCGCATTTCCAAGTAGATCAAGATGTTTATGATCATGTGGCATTATCAAAAGAAACGAGTGATTTAGCTTATGAAGCATGGCAAATGATGCAAGATGCATATTTCCAAGTGTATCCAGAAATGCATGAATCATGGAAACAATATTTTGAAATGAGTACAAAAGAATTATTAGATAGTGATGAAAGCTTCTTTGATTTTGAAGAAAAAGCAGAAGCAACACGTAATAATTCTGGTGTTGTAATGAATAAAATAAAAGATATCTTACCTAATTTTATGGGCGGATCAGCAGACTTAGCACCATCTACCAAAACATATTTAAATGGTGTAGGTGATTTTGATAGCGAAAACTATGCAGGTAGAAATATGCATTATGGAGTACGTGAAATAGCGATGGCTGCAATTGGAAATGGAATTATGTTACATGGGGGATTAACTACGTATGTATCTACCTTCTTTGTATTTAGTGATTACGTAAAACCAATGGCTCGTTTAAGTTCGTTAATGAACTTACCATTAAATTATGTATTAACACATGATAGTATTGGAGTAGGGGAAGATGGTCCAACGCATCAACCAGTAGAACAATTAACAATGTTACGTGCGCAACCTAACTTCCATGTCTATCGTCCATGTGATGCAATGGAAACAAATGTAGCATGGTATAGTGCCCTAACTTCCACTAGTACACCTACTGCCTTAGTTTTAACAAGACAAAATTTACCGCAGTTACCAGGTTCAAGTAAAGAAGCATTAAAAGGTGGCTATGTGATTGATGATTGTCAAGGAACACCAGATATATTAATTATTGCCAGTGGATCAGAAGTTTCACTTGCAGTAGAAGCTAAAAAACAAATAACAGATAAAAATATTCGTATTGTAAGTATGCCTTGTATGGATATCTTTAAAGAACAACCAATAAGTTATCAACAAGCTATCTTACCTTTAGAAGTAGCGAATCGTTTAATAATAGAAGCCGGTTCTAAATTATCTTGGGGTGAGTTTGCAGGATTACAAGGAAAATATATTACAATGGATACCTTTGGAGCATCAGCACCAGCACCATTATTATTTGAAAAGTATGGTTTTTCAGTTGAAAATGTAGTAAAAACAATCAAAGAATTCTAA
- the fsa gene encoding fructose-6-phosphate aldolase: MFFFLDTANIEEIKKANAMGVICGVTTNPSIIAKEGRDFHEVIKEITDIVDGPISGEVKPTTLLAKDMIAEGKEIASIHPNMVIKLPTTPEGLIACKELSKLGINTNLTLIFNVPQALLAARAGATYVSPFIGRLDDISMDGMQLIRDISEVFAKHNIRSKIICASVRNATHVIECAKAGGDIATIPYSLIEQMLKHPLTSEGLEKFKNDYVKVFGKD; the protein is encoded by the coding sequence ATGTTTTTTTTCTTAGATACAGCAAATATAGAAGAAATTAAAAAAGCAAATGCAATGGGTGTTATTTGTGGCGTTACCACAAATCCATCTATCATTGCTAAAGAAGGTCGTGATTTTCATGAAGTTATTAAAGAAATAACAGATATAGTGGATGGACCAATTAGTGGGGAAGTAAAGCCAACAACATTACTTGCAAAAGATATGATAGCAGAAGGTAAAGAAATAGCTTCTATTCATCCTAATATGGTAATAAAGTTGCCAACTACACCAGAAGGTTTAATCGCTTGTAAGGAATTAAGTAAGTTAGGAATCAATACGAACTTAACATTGATTTTTAATGTTCCTCAGGCCTTGCTTGCAGCAAGAGCTGGAGCTACGTATGTTTCTCCTTTTATTGGTCGATTGGATGATATATCAATGGATGGTATGCAGTTAATTCGTGATATTTCAGAAGTTTTTGCTAAGCACAATATTCGTTCAAAAATAATATGTGCTAGTGTACGTAATGCAACACATGTTATTGAATGTGCAAAAGCGGGTGGAGATATTGCAACAATCCCATATTCGTTAATTGAACAGATGTTAAAACATCCACTAACAAGTGAAGGATTGGAAAAGTTTAAAAATGATTATGTTAAGGTATTTGGAAAGGACTAA
- a CDS encoding GntR family transcriptional regulator, with protein MVKYIDIADDIREKIIEQTYTYGQKLPYEYVLCVTYHCNKETMKKALDILVKEGLIVRRRGAGTFVKDYDPSNDDVLKKGDRYGVGLTGKYQGFYRIRSEVVEFSVIPSDLEISKKLQIEEGSFVYHVIRARYLEEIPYVLEIIYMPISVIANLRLENVSNSIYAYIEDELGLKIQSSHKTITGELSTPLEQQYLELSEKEPFFQVEKVSYLSSGVIFEYSLNRYHYNQFEENTVTVHY; from the coding sequence ATGGTGAAGTATATTGATATAGCGGATGATATTCGTGAAAAAATTATAGAACAAACATATACTTACGGTCAAAAGCTTCCTTATGAGTATGTTTTATGTGTGACTTATCATTGTAACAAAGAAACAATGAAAAAAGCATTGGATATTTTAGTAAAAGAAGGACTGATTGTACGTCGACGTGGTGCGGGTACTTTTGTAAAAGATTATGATCCTAGTAATGATGATGTATTAAAAAAAGGGGATCGTTATGGTGTAGGGTTAACAGGGAAGTATCAGGGATTTTATCGTATTCGTAGTGAAGTAGTAGAATTTTCGGTTATTCCTAGTGATTTAGAAATTTCAAAAAAACTTCAAATAGAAGAAGGTTCTTTTGTTTATCATGTTATTCGTGCTAGGTATTTAGAAGAAATACCGTATGTACTGGAAATTATCTATATGCCTATATCGGTTATTGCGAATCTTCGATTAGAAAATGTATCTAATTCTATTTATGCTTATATAGAAGATGAGTTGGGATTAAAAATCCAAAGCTCTCATAAAACAATTACTGGTGAATTATCAACACCTTTAGAACAACAATATTTAGAACTAAGTGAAAAGGAACCTTTCTTTCAAGTAGAAAAGGTTAGTTATTTAAGTAGTGGGGTTATATTTGAATATTCTTTAAATAGATATCATTATAATCAATTTGAAGAGAATACGGTTACTGTACATTATTAA
- the yfcE gene encoding phosphodiesterase: MKVLFISDIHGSFYYLRKVMDEYEKQEMDKIVILGDVLYHGPRNQLPKGYDCQAVLKLLNGYKEDIIAVRGNCDAEVDQMVLEFDVMADYKKVNLNGIDFFLTHGHLYEGIPDMAKDCVFAYGHIHKAIACKQDGQYVINPSSISLSKEGVNSYGVLENDIFTIYDLDGTIVKTIQFL; this comes from the coding sequence ATGAAAGTTTTGTTTATAAGTGATATTCATGGTTCTTTTTATTATTTAAGAAAAGTGATGGATGAGTATGAAAAACAAGAGATGGATAAGATTGTTATTTTAGGAGATGTTTTGTATCATGGGCCTAGAAATCAATTACCTAAAGGTTATGATTGTCAAGCTGTATTAAAGTTATTGAATGGGTATAAAGAGGATATTATTGCGGTTCGTGGGAATTGTGATGCAGAAGTGGATCAAATGGTATTAGAGTTTGATGTGATGGCTGATTATAAAAAGGTAAACTTAAATGGAATTGATTTTTTCTTAACACATGGACATTTGTATGAGGGTATTCCGGATATGGCTAAGGACTGTGTTTTTGCATATGGGCATATTCATAAGGCTATTGCTTGCAAACAAGATGGGCAATATGTTATTAATCCATCATCTATTTCTCTTTCTAAAGAAGGAGTGAATAGCTATGGTGTTTTAGAGAATGATATATTTACTATTTATGATTTAGATGGTACTATAGTAAAAACGATACAATTTTTATAG
- a CDS encoding phosphotransferase has protein sequence MLSRIPGLEAKPWVKPPIGFSKDEVYIIKKGYIDGFKEKDIVIKKSSREEVVLEAINFEWLQSFCKVPKIYRYGMVGCEFYCMMEFLPGVMFQELLKSYPKEQVIQKYASLIRQFHEIDPSGLPHNHSLEQKIKQVEQSIKDKTINPSHFEKELKGWSIDAVYQKLLEYLPTQEDLVLCHGDVCMPNIMMNGLELVGYIDIVGIGVCDRYLDIAIGLRSLRYNLEAYGYRFDDDVIELFIKEYGICELDKDKVYLYILLDELTVG, from the coding sequence ATGTTAAGTAGAATACCTGGTCTAGAGGCGAAGCCTTGGGTGAAACCACCTATTGGTTTTTCCAAAGATGAAGTATACATTATAAAAAAGGGATATATTGATGGTTTTAAGGAAAAAGATATTGTTATTAAAAAATCATCTAGGGAAGAAGTTGTTTTGGAAGCTATTAATTTTGAATGGCTTCAATCTTTTTGTAAAGTGCCAAAGATATATCGTTATGGTATGGTTGGTTGTGAGTTTTATTGTATGATGGAGTTCTTGCCAGGTGTGATGTTTCAAGAATTATTGAAAAGTTATCCAAAAGAACAAGTTATCCAAAAATATGCTTCTTTAATTCGTCAATTTCATGAAATAGATCCTAGTGGGTTACCACATAACCATTCTTTGGAACAAAAAATAAAACAAGTAGAACAAAGCATAAAAGATAAAACTATTAATCCAAGTCATTTTGAAAAAGAATTAAAAGGATGGAGTATTGATGCAGTTTATCAAAAACTATTAGAATATTTACCAACACAAGAGGATTTGGTTTTATGTCATGGTGATGTTTGTATGCCTAATATTATGATGAATGGATTAGAATTAGTAGGATATATTGATATTGTAGGAATAGGGGTATGTGATCGTTATTTAGATATAGCCATTGGATTACGTTCTTTGCGTTATAATTTAGAGGCATATGGTTATCGGTTTGATGATGATGTTATTGAATTGTTTATAAAAGAGTATGGGATTTGTGAGTTGGATAAGGATAAAGTATATTTATATATATTGTTAGATGAGCTAACAGTAGGATAG
- a CDS encoding GyrI-like domain-containing protein yields MGSVDVKKKYKEHYDASSKKIMIANVQEVGYIMIRGIGNPNVSEFVLKSDALFMIVKEVREILKEEGITYTTPPLEGIWDTYDNAHFDVTRKQMIPFTLMMALVEEVNESIIDICKSHLLHKTDNPYIMDVYYKKFKEGRCVQMLHRGAYHTEINTTKQIMEYITVENMKLVGMHHEIYLNNPKKVAEEDLKTIVRYAIEDA; encoded by the coding sequence ATGGGTAGTGTTGATGTGAAAAAAAAATATAAAGAACATTATGATGCTTCATCAAAGAAAATTATGATTGCGAATGTACAAGAAGTTGGATATATTATGATTAGAGGAATAGGTAATCCTAATGTTTCTGAATTTGTTCTAAAATCAGATGCATTGTTTATGATTGTAAAAGAAGTTCGTGAAATTCTAAAGGAAGAAGGAATTACGTATACTACTCCTCCATTAGAAGGAATTTGGGATACATATGATAATGCACATTTTGATGTTACTAGAAAACAAATGATTCCATTCACATTAATGATGGCTTTAGTAGAAGAAGTGAATGAATCAATAATAGATATATGTAAATCACATTTACTTCATAAGACGGATAATCCGTATATTATGGATGTTTATTATAAGAAGTTTAAAGAAGGAAGATGTGTTCAAATGTTACATAGAGGAGCATATCATACAGAAATTAATACAACGAAACAAATCATGGAATATATTACAGTAGAGAACATGAAGTTAGTCGGTATGCACCATGAGATTTATTTAAATAATCCTAAAAAGGTAGCGGAAGAGGATTTAAAAACGATTGTACGTTATGCAATTGAGGATGCTTAG
- a CDS encoding peptidylprolyl isomerase, with protein MADKFIIEMESGDVMEGELYPEVAPISVANFLKLMDEDFFAGLIFHRVIPGFMIQGGGFDKKMNHKDAASIKGEFRTNGVANDLIHTRGVLSMARTNVPDSASSQFFIMHHDAPHLDGQYAAFGKVTSGLEVIDKIVSASRDRSDCPYEPIVIKTIKRG; from the coding sequence ATGGCTGATAAATTTATTATTGAAATGGAAAGTGGAGATGTGATGGAAGGGGAATTATATCCTGAAGTAGCACCTATATCTGTAGCAAACTTTTTAAAATTAATGGATGAAGATTTCTTTGCAGGATTGATTTTTCATCGTGTAATCCCTGGGTTTATGATTCAAGGTGGTGGATTTGATAAGAAGATGAATCACAAAGATGCAGCTTCTATTAAAGGTGAGTTTAGAACGAATGGTGTAGCAAATGATTTAATTCATACTCGTGGAGTATTATCAATGGCAAGAACAAATGTTCCTGATTCAGCATCTAGTCAATTCTTTATTATGCATCATGATGCACCTCATTTAGATGGACAATATGCTGCATTTGGAAAAGTAACTAGTGGTTTAGAAGTAATTGATAAAATTGTAAGTGCTAGTCGTGATCGTTCTGATTGTCCTTATGAACCAATTGTAATTAAAACAATTAAAAGAGGTTAA
- the rlmH gene encoding 23S rRNA (pseudouridine(1915)-N(3))-methyltransferase RlmH: MLVKVITIGKLKEKYLLEGIKEYTKRLQAYTKIEYIEVSDESIPDKCSDATAQMIKEKEGFKVLSKIKQDDYVIVLDVQGKQIDSLELSNKMEQCMINGKSTIVFVIGGSLGHAKDILNRADFSLSFSKMTFPHQLMKLILVEQIYRAFKIMKNESYHK, translated from the coding sequence GTGTTGGTTAAAGTTATTACGATTGGTAAATTAAAAGAAAAGTATTTACTAGAAGGAATAAAAGAGTATACAAAACGTTTACAAGCTTATACAAAGATAGAATATATTGAAGTAAGTGATGAGAGTATCCCTGATAAATGTTCGGATGCAACAGCACAAATGATTAAAGAAAAAGAAGGTTTCAAAGTATTATCAAAAATAAAACAAGATGACTATGTTATTGTTTTAGATGTTCAAGGAAAACAGATTGATTCATTGGAGTTATCTAATAAGATGGAACAATGTATGATTAATGGTAAAAGTACGATTGTATTTGTTATTGGTGGTTCTTTAGGACATGCAAAAGATATCTTAAATCGTGCTGATTTTTCTTTATCTTTTTCAAAGATGACATTTCCACATCAGTTAATGAAATTAATTTTAGTAGAACAAATATATCGAGCTTTTAAAATTATGAAAAATGAAAGTTATCATAAGTAA
- a CDS encoding MBL fold metallo-hydrolase — MEYHILASGSKGNSAFVYDNNTGILIDCGISKKQLVYKLSTLGFTLEDIDYVLLTHDHYDHNKNIHIFDTNIVYAGKGCLKEQKDTHILIPYQEICLKGIHIMPLPLSHDATSPLGFVLKGQESLLYLTDSGYVSQKNKEYLYNMDYYIIESNHDVEMLMATNRPLFLKNRIYGDEGHLNNEYSAYLMASVLGDNTKEIVLAHLSDQANSPEVALQTYQRIFVSEGCDFKNIRVASQVNIVSGGKKRVG, encoded by the coding sequence ATGGAATATCATATATTAGCTAGTGGTTCAAAAGGAAATAGTGCTTTTGTTTATGATAATAATACAGGAATCTTAATTGATTGTGGTATTTCAAAAAAACAATTAGTCTATAAATTATCTACACTAGGATTTACATTAGAAGATATTGATTATGTACTATTAACACATGATCATTATGATCATAATAAAAATATTCATATTTTTGATACAAATATAGTATATGCTGGTAAAGGTTGTTTAAAAGAACAAAAAGATACCCATATTTTAATACCTTATCAAGAGATATGTTTAAAAGGAATTCATATTATGCCTTTGCCTCTTTCTCATGATGCAACTAGTCCTTTAGGTTTTGTATTAAAAGGACAAGAGAGTTTACTATATTTAACAGATAGTGGTTATGTTTCACAAAAGAATAAAGAGTATTTATATAATATGGATTATTATATTATTGAAAGTAATCATGATGTGGAGATGTTAATGGCAACGAATCGTCCTTTGTTTTTAAAAAATCGTATTTATGGAGATGAAGGGCATTTAAATAATGAATATAGTGCTTATTTAATGGCAAGTGTACTTGGGGATAATACCAAGGAAATTGTTTTAGCACATTTAAGTGATCAAGCAAATAGTCCTGAAGTAGCACTGCAAACTTATCAAAGAATATTTGTTAGTGAAGGTTGTGACTTTAAAAATATTCGTGTTGCTAGTCAGGTGAATATTGTTAGTGGAGGAAAGAAACGTGTTGGTTAA
- the rpmE gene encoding 50S ribosomal protein L31, producing MKQGIHPNYKTVKVVCTSCGNEFESGSVLNEVRVDTCSNCHPFYTGKQRFASADGRVDRFNKKYGLK from the coding sequence ATGAAACAAGGAATACATCCAAATTATAAAACAGTAAAAGTTGTGTGTACATCATGTGGAAATGAATTTGAATCAGGTTCAGTATTAAACGAAGTACGTGTTGATACTTGTTCAAATTGTCATCCATTCTACACTGGAAAACAAAGATTTGCTAGTGCTGATGGTCGTGTTGATAGATTCAATAAAAAATACGGACTTAAATAA
- a CDS encoding UDP-N-acetylglucosamine 1-carboxyvinyltransferase, whose amino-acid sequence MAEVIAIEGGHKLNGTVVVSGAKNATVALIPATVLADGPVTIYGVPEISDVDALGVLLKELNCNVALEEDTLIIDPTHLENISLVSEAVDKLRASYYLMGALLGKCKKVTMRAPGGCFLGPRPIDLHIKGFEALGATVEFVNGCHVIEAKELKGATIYLDFASVGATINIMLAAVKATGRTIIENAAKEPEIIDVVNLLTKMGANIRGAGTDTITIDGVESLHGCDHEIIPDRIEAGTFLVIAAAAGEKVIVQNVIPQHLEAVTSKLREMGTKMEIVGDSIIVYGGLDNLVATDIRTQIYPGFATDLQQPLTTLLTQASGCSQVVETIYPERFKHCDELNKMGANIEKCDSMAYIHGSTPLTGTSVQATDLRCGAALVVAALIANGVTEIGNVYHIDRGYSNIDQKLISLGARITRREID is encoded by the coding sequence ATGGCTGAAGTTATTGCAATTGAAGGTGGACATAAATTAAATGGTACAGTTGTTGTTAGTGGAGCAAAGAATGCTACGGTAGCATTAATTCCGGCAACAGTCCTAGCTGATGGTCCTGTTACTATTTATGGTGTACCTGAAATATCAGATGTAGACGCTTTAGGTGTCTTATTAAAAGAATTAAATTGTAATGTTGCATTGGAAGAAGATACATTAATTATTGATCCAACACATTTAGAAAATATTTCATTAGTATCAGAAGCGGTAGATAAATTACGTGCTTCCTATTATTTAATGGGAGCTTTACTGGGGAAATGTAAAAAAGTAACAATGCGTGCACCAGGTGGATGTTTCTTAGGACCACGTCCTATTGATTTACACATCAAAGGATTTGAAGCTTTAGGAGCAACTGTTGAGTTTGTAAATGGGTGTCATGTTATTGAAGCAAAGGAATTAAAAGGAGCAACAATCTATTTGGATTTTGCATCTGTTGGAGCTACCATTAATATTATGCTTGCGGCAGTGAAAGCAACAGGACGTACGATTATTGAAAATGCTGCAAAAGAACCAGAGATTATTGATGTTGTTAACTTACTTACAAAGATGGGTGCTAATATTCGAGGTGCTGGAACAGACACTATTACAATTGATGGAGTAGAGTCTTTACATGGTTGTGACCATGAAATTATTCCTGATCGTATTGAAGCTGGAACTTTCTTAGTTATTGCAGCTGCTGCAGGAGAGAAAGTAATCGTCCAAAATGTTATTCCTCAACATTTAGAAGCTGTGACTTCTAAATTACGAGAAATGGGAACAAAGATGGAGATTGTTGGAGATAGTATTATTGTATATGGTGGTCTTGATAATTTAGTGGCAACCGATATTCGAACACAAATCTATCCAGGTTTTGCAACTGATTTACAACAACCATTAACTACTTTGTTAACACAAGCATCAGGATGTTCACAAGTAGTAGAAACAATTTATCCAGAACGATTTAAACATTGTGATGAGTTAAATAAAATGGGAGCAAATATTGAAAAATGCGATAGTATGGCTTATATTCATGGATCAACTCCTTTAACTGGAACAAGCGTACAAGCAACTGATTTACGTTGTGGTGCAGCTTTAGTTGTAGCAGCATTAATTGCAAATGGAGTTACAGAAATAGGTAATGTGTATCATATTGATAGAGGATATTCAAATATTGATCAAAAATTAATTTCTTTAGGGGCTAGAATTACTCGTAGAGAGATCGATTAA
- the fba gene encoding class II fructose-1,6-bisphosphate aldolase, with product MGLVSATEMLNKATAGKYAVGQFNINNLEWTKAVLLTAQELNSPVILGVSEGAAKYMCGFKTVSAMVSAMMDDLKITVPVALHLDHGSYEGAKAAADAGFSSIMFDGSHYSIEENIEKTKEIVAYCHASGKSVEAEVGSIGGEEDGVVGKGEVADPKECKLIADLGVDFLAAGIGNIHGKYPENWTGLDFEALAATQETTGILPLVLHGGTGIPAEMIAKAISLGVSKINVNTECQLYFQEATRKYIEAGKDLEGKGFDPRKLLNPGFEGIKLCVKEKMELFGSVDKA from the coding sequence ATGGGATTAGTATCTGCAACAGAAATGTTAAACAAAGCAACTGCAGGGAAATATGCGGTTGGACAATTCAATATCAATAACTTAGAATGGACAAAAGCAGTATTATTAACTGCACAAGAATTAAACTCACCTGTTATTTTAGGAGTATCTGAAGGGGCTGCTAAATATATGTGTGGATTCAAAACTGTAAGCGCAATGGTTAGTGCAATGATGGATGATTTAAAAATCACTGTACCTGTAGCTTTACATTTAGATCATGGTAGTTATGAAGGTGCTAAAGCAGCAGCTGATGCTGGATTTAGTTCTATTATGTTTGATGGGTCTCATTATTCAATTGAAGAAAATATCGAAAAAACAAAAGAAATCGTAGCATATTGTCATGCAAGTGGAAAATCAGTAGAAGCTGAAGTTGGTTCTATTGGTGGAGAAGAAGATGGTGTAGTTGGTAAAGGTGAAGTTGCTGATCCAAAAGAATGTAAATTAATCGCTGATTTAGGTGTTGATTTCTTAGCTGCAGGTATCGGAAATATCCATGGTAAATATCCTGAAAACTGGACTGGTTTAGATTTTGAAGCATTAGCTGCTACTCAAGAAACTACTGGAATATTACCTTTAGTATTACATGGTGGTACTGGTATTCCTGCTGAAATGATTGCAAAAGCAATTTCTTTAGGAGTTTCTAAAATCAATGTAAATACAGAATGTCAATTATATTTCCAAGAAGCTACAAGAAAATATATTGAAGCTGGTAAAGATTTAGAAGGTAAAGGATTTGATCCTCGTAAATTATTAAATCCAGGGTTTGAAGGAATCAAACTTTGTGTAAAAGAAAAAATGGAATTATTCGGTTCTGTTGACAAAGCATAA
- a CDS encoding SDR family oxidoreductase: MEFLNKGVIVTGGNHGIGKQICLDYLAAGATVCMVDSNEELDQYLKCEKLFFYNGDVANKEVLVSFIQFCKEKLETIDILINNACVGSKGILSDCSYEMFDRTLAIGLKAPYELSRLCKEELIKNKGKIVNIASSRAFQSQKDGEAYASAKGGIVALTHALSNSLSPYVQVNAIAPGWIDVEETEVFDCLDEQSIPVGRVGKPKDISEAVLFITSQKASFLTGETIVIDGGMSKQMIYHNDEGWLFQGK; this comes from the coding sequence ATGGAATTTTTAAATAAAGGAGTTATTGTAACAGGTGGGAATCATGGCATTGGTAAACAGATTTGTTTGGATTATTTAGCAGCAGGTGCTACTGTTTGTATGGTGGATAGTAATGAGGAGTTGGATCAATATTTAAAGTGTGAAAAGCTCTTTTTTTATAATGGAGATGTGGCTAACAAGGAAGTCTTAGTATCGTTTATTCAATTTTGCAAAGAGAAATTAGAAACAATCGATATTCTAATAAATAATGCTTGTGTTGGTAGTAAAGGGATTTTAAGTGATTGTAGTTATGAGATGTTTGATCGAACACTAGCAATAGGCTTAAAAGCTCCTTATGAATTAAGTAGGCTATGTAAAGAAGAACTAATAAAGAACAAAGGCAAGATAGTAAATATTGCATCATCTAGAGCTTTTCAATCTCAAAAAGATGGGGAAGCTTATGCTAGTGCAAAAGGTGGCATAGTAGCTTTAACACATGCTTTAAGTAATTCTCTTAGTCCTTATGTTCAAGTCAATGCAATCGCACCAGGATGGATTGATGTGGAAGAAACAGAGGTGTTTGATTGTTTGGATGAACAGTCTATTCCAGTTGGAAGAGTGGGGAAACCCAAAGATATATCAGAGGCTGTATTGTTTATTACAAGTCAAAAAGCTAGCTTTTTGACAGGTGAAACGATTGTCATAGATGGGGGTATGTCAAAACAAATGATTTACCACAATGATGAGGGATGGCTCTTTCAAGGAAAGTAA